Proteins co-encoded in one Dreissena polymorpha isolate Duluth1 chromosome 12, UMN_Dpol_1.0, whole genome shotgun sequence genomic window:
- the LOC127854050 gene encoding beta-1,4-galactosyltransferase 3-like — protein sequence MTEIEHFLRKQNVTFHIFIIEQSLNGAFNRAKLFNVGFNESRLISNFSCYIFHDVDMLPMSPDNHYHCGDSPIHMAVAVEKFGFKLPYNDYAGGVLAMTGEQFQRINGFPNLYYGWGGEDDDIVLRIRSAGFQLIRPSIVVGKYKSLDHKQAEESPGRLNLLENASSRIATDGINSLNYTLLSRTIEGTKVHIIADVGST from the exons atgACTGAAATAGAACATTTTCTTCGGAAGCAAAACGTAACGTTCCACATATTTATCATCGAACAG AGTTTAAATGGTGCTTTCAATAGAGCCAAGTTGTTCAACGTTGGATTCAACGAATCTCGCCTCATAAGTAACTTCAGCTGCTACATATTTCATGACGTCGATATGCTACCAATGTCACCAGACAACCACTATCACTGCGGGGACAGCCCTATTCATATGGCAGTTGCCGTTGAGAAATTTGGTTTTAA GTTACCGTATAACGACTACGCAGGTGGTGTATTAGCCATGACAGGAGAGCAATTTCAACGCATTAATGGTTTCCCCAACCTGTACTATGGCTGGGGAGGTGAAGACGATGATATCGTATTGAG GATTCGATCAGCTGGATTTCAACTTATCCGGCCATCGATTGTTGTTGGAAAGTACAAATCGCTCGACCATAAACAAGCTGAGGAATCGCCGGGAAG GCTCAATTTGTTGGAAAACGCCAGTAGCAGAATTGCCACCGATGGAATCAATTCCTTAAACTATACTCTGCTATCAAGAACAATTGAAGGAACAAAAGTACATATAATTGCCGATGTTGGAAGTACATAA